One genomic region from Magallana gigas chromosome 3, xbMagGiga1.1, whole genome shotgun sequence encodes:
- the LOC105334492 gene encoding protein-glutamine gamma-glutamyltransferase 4 isoform X3 — protein MPRRRRTSEETPVPPKKHRYNLRSRTKKALGSEEEEGRISSLSDEDLRARNKVLEPKDEPSATLNVSSVDCQTKLNRKNHHTNEFEKAGNIYRRGQAFVIRVEFDREVKSDHDVILLQFTYGSRPQESKGTVIRIPLDLKPTTKTSDVTETWFAEVKNIAGKGLECAITSAPDSSIGEYRFYIETNLKDTDAVKRYEEKESMIILFNAWAKEDTVYMDKEEERGEYVLNETGRVWTSRTWYGRPWNFGQFDDPVLDVVLQLLLEGGLSDVACTSPVSVIRCLSSLCNSCDNNGVLAGRWTKEYPKDCTVPWKWTGSVAIIKEYHTNGNKPVRYGQCWVFSGLLTTMCRCLGIPTRSVTNFDSAHDTDSSMTIDSHWDEDGEPLEDMNDSVWNFHVWNESWFRRLDLPEGNDGWQAHDATPQEASEGIMRCGPAPLTAIKEGHVYLNFDIPFVFGEVNGDRVQWVVKKDGTMEVSQIDHSAVGHYISTKRMGSNDREDVTNLYKYPDGSEQERRVAKFVNRYSTRRKQNIYKLDTTKVLNFTVSPPDNTLIGDDMEIKVAVKNTADGPLKLHLTVSLVNAYYTGVAGSRVKTQTFEETIKAKDEKIVTMPVKGTEYHDGMNPEGRFQLYISGKNIDSGSMESTQISFVLKKPQLVIQVPQTIEAKEETEATIVFKNTTQLVLTQAEIAVEGSGLLAPQTIDISSPIKPGDEVKKTVVLRPRKPYYWGRELIATFTSKQIVDIETSADIKVIRQNKDNDSDSD, from the exons GAGCAGAACTAAAAAAGCATTGGGCAGTGAAGAAGAAGAGGGACGCATCTCCTCCCTGTCTGATGAAGACTTACGAGCAAGGAATAAGGTCCTCGAACCAAAGGACGAAC cATCTGCGACTTTGAATGTAAGTTCTGTAGATTGTCAGACAAAACTGAACAGAAAGAACCACCACAccaatgaatttgaaaaagccGGAAATATCTACAGAAGGGGACAGGCTTTTGTTATCCGTGTTGAATTTGATAGGGAAGTCAAGTCAGACCATGACGTCATACTGCTGCAGTTTACTTACG gTTCACGCCCTCAAGAAAGCAAAGGAACTGTTATCAGAATTCCCCTTGAtttaaaaccaacaacaaaaacatcCGACGTCACAGAAACATGGTTTGCGGAAGTGAAGAATATTGCCGGGAAAGGTCTGGAGTGCGCGATTACGTCAGCACCTGACAGCAGTATTGGGGAATACCGTTTCTACATAGAGACAAATCTGAAGGACACGGATGCCGTCAAGAGATACGAAGAGAAAGAATCAATGATCATTCTCTTCAATGCTTGGGCGAAAG AGGACACGGTGTACATGGACAAGGAGGAAGAGAGGGGGGAGTACGTCCTGAACGAGACCGGAAGAGTCTGGACAAGCCGCACGTGGTATGGACGACCATGGAATTTTGGACAA TTTGATGACCCTGTGCTAGACGTTGTCCTACAATTGTTACTGGAGGGAGGTTTATCAGACGTGGCGTGTACCTCTCCTGTGTCCGTGATCCGCTGTCTGTCGTCACTG TGCAATTCCTGTGACAATAATGGAGTTCTGGCGGGTAGATGGACAAAGGAGTATCCCAAGGACTGCACAGTACCCTGGAAGTGGACAGGAAGTGTCGCAATCATCAAAGAGTACCACACCAACGGTAACAAGCCCGTACGATACGGACAGTGCTGGGTGTTTTCCGGTCTTCTTACCACAA TGTGTCGCTGCCTCGGAATACCGACCCGGTCTGTGACAAACTTTGATTCTGCGCATGACACCGACAGCAGCATGACGATTGACAGCCATTGGGACGAGGACGGGGAACCATTAGAAGACATGAACGACTCTGTTTG GAATTTCCATGTATGGAACGAGTCTTGGTTCCGACGTTTAGACCTTCCCGAGGGTAACGATGGTTGGCAGGCTCATGATGCCACGCCTCAGGAAGCAAGCGAAG GAATTATGAGATGCGGCCCGGCTCCTCTGACAGCCATCAAAGAGGGTCACGTGTACCTGAACTTTGACATACCCTTTGTCTTTGGCGAGGTCAACGGAGATCGAGTTCAGTGGGTG GTGAAGAAGGACGGTACAATGGAGGTAAGCCAGATAGATCACTCCGCGGTGGGACACTACATCAGCACCAAGAGGATGGGCTCAAACGACCGCGAGGACGTCACAAACCTGTACAAATACCCGGATG GAAGTGAACAAGAAAGAAGAGTTGCCAAATTTGTGAACAGATACAGTACAAGAAGGAAGCAGAATATCTACAAGCTGGACACCACCAAGGTGTTAAACTTTACCGTTAGCCCGCCAGATAACACACTGATTGGAGACGATATGGAGATTAAGGTGGCCGTCAAAAACACAGCCGATGGACCCCTTAAACTTCATCTGACTGTGTCACTGGTCAATGCTTACTACACTGGGGTGGCGGGGTCAAGGGTCAAGACGCAGACGTTTGAGGAAACCATAAAAGCGAAAGATG AGAAGATAGTAACTATGCCCGTTAAAGGGACAGAGTATCACGATGGAATGAACCCCGAAGGACGATTCCAGTTGTACATCTCTGGGAAGAACATAGACTCGGGCAGCATGGAATCCACGCAAATCTCCTTTGTACTGAAGAAACCACAACTTGTTATACAG GTTCCTCAAACCATTGAAGCGAAAGAGGAAACGGAGGCCACCATTGTGTTCAAGAACACGACACAGCTCGTGCTCACCCAGGCTGAAATAGCCGTGGAGGGCTCGGGTCTCCTAGCTCCACAAACCATAGATATAAG CAGTCCTATTAAACCTGGTGACGAGGTCAAGAAAACAGTCGTCCTTCGCCCCCGCAAACCATACTACTGGGGTCGTGAACTGATAGCGACCTTCACCTCCAAACAAATCGTGGACATTGAGACCAGCGCCGACATTAAGGTGATCCGACAGAACAAAGATAACGACAGCGACAGTGACTAG
- the LOC105334492 gene encoding protein-glutamine gamma-glutamyltransferase 4 isoform X2, translated as MAFWGVFYTIYSGIRRIAGQPPEEDTSDKEQKRSRTKKALGSEEEEGRISSLSDEDLRARNKVLEPKDEPSATLNVSSVDCQTKLNRKNHHTNEFEKAGNIYRRGQAFVIRVEFDREVKSDHDVILLQFTYGKRPQESKGTVIRIPLDLKPTTKTSDVTETWFAEVKNIAGKGLECAITSAPDSSIGEYRFYIETNLKDTDAVKRYEEKESMIILFNAWAKEDTVYMDKEEERGEYVLNETGRVWTSRTWYGRPWNFGQFDDPVLDVVLQLLLEGGLSDVACTSPVSVIRCLSSLCNSCDNNGVLAGRWTKEYPKDCTVPWKWTGSVAIIKEYHTNGNKPVRYGQCWVFSGLLTTMCRCLGIPTRSVTNFDSAHDTDSSMTIDSHWDEDGEPLEDMNDSVWNFHVWNESWFRRLDLPEGNDGWQAHDATPQEASEGIMRCGPAPLTAIKEGHVYLNFDIPFVFGEVNGDRVQWVVKKDGTMEVSQIDHSAVGHYISTKRMGSNDREDVTNLYKYPDGSEQERRVAKFVNRYSTRRKQNIYKLDTTKVLNFTVSPPDNTLIGDDMEIKVAVKNTADGPLKLHLTVSLVNAYYTGVAGSRVKTQTFEETIKAKDEKIVTMPVKGTEYHDGMNPEGRFQLYISGKNIDSGSMESTQISFVLKKPQLVIQVPQTIEAKEETEATIVFKNTTQLVLTQAEIAVEGSGLLAPQTIDISSPIKPGDEVKKTVVLRPRKPYYWGRELIATFTSKQIVDIETSADIKVIRQNKDNDSDSD; from the exons ATGGCTTTTTGGGGCGTCTTTTACACGATATACTCGGGGATTCGTCGCATTGCTGGACAACCCCCCGAGGAAGATACTAGTGATAAAGAGCAGAAAAG GAGCAGAACTAAAAAAGCATTGGGCAGTGAAGAAGAAGAGGGACGCATCTCCTCCCTGTCTGATGAAGACTTACGAGCAAGGAATAAGGTCCTCGAACCAAAGGACGAAC cATCTGCGACTTTGAATGTAAGTTCTGTAGATTGTCAGACAAAACTGAACAGAAAGAACCACCACAccaatgaatttgaaaaagccGGAAATATCTACAGAAGGGGACAGGCTTTTGTTATCCGTGTTGAATTTGATAGGGAAGTCAAGTCAGACCATGACGTCATACTGCTGCAGTTTACTTACGGTAAAC GCCCTCAAGAAAGCAAAGGAACTGTTATCAGAATTCCCCTTGAtttaaaaccaacaacaaaaacatcCGACGTCACAGAAACATGGTTTGCGGAAGTGAAGAATATTGCCGGGAAAGGTCTGGAGTGCGCGATTACGTCAGCACCTGACAGCAGTATTGGGGAATACCGTTTCTACATAGAGACAAATCTGAAGGACACGGATGCCGTCAAGAGATACGAAGAGAAAGAATCAATGATCATTCTCTTCAATGCTTGGGCGAAAG AGGACACGGTGTACATGGACAAGGAGGAAGAGAGGGGGGAGTACGTCCTGAACGAGACCGGAAGAGTCTGGACAAGCCGCACGTGGTATGGACGACCATGGAATTTTGGACAA TTTGATGACCCTGTGCTAGACGTTGTCCTACAATTGTTACTGGAGGGAGGTTTATCAGACGTGGCGTGTACCTCTCCTGTGTCCGTGATCCGCTGTCTGTCGTCACTG TGCAATTCCTGTGACAATAATGGAGTTCTGGCGGGTAGATGGACAAAGGAGTATCCCAAGGACTGCACAGTACCCTGGAAGTGGACAGGAAGTGTCGCAATCATCAAAGAGTACCACACCAACGGTAACAAGCCCGTACGATACGGACAGTGCTGGGTGTTTTCCGGTCTTCTTACCACAA TGTGTCGCTGCCTCGGAATACCGACCCGGTCTGTGACAAACTTTGATTCTGCGCATGACACCGACAGCAGCATGACGATTGACAGCCATTGGGACGAGGACGGGGAACCATTAGAAGACATGAACGACTCTGTTTG GAATTTCCATGTATGGAACGAGTCTTGGTTCCGACGTTTAGACCTTCCCGAGGGTAACGATGGTTGGCAGGCTCATGATGCCACGCCTCAGGAAGCAAGCGAAG GAATTATGAGATGCGGCCCGGCTCCTCTGACAGCCATCAAAGAGGGTCACGTGTACCTGAACTTTGACATACCCTTTGTCTTTGGCGAGGTCAACGGAGATCGAGTTCAGTGGGTG GTGAAGAAGGACGGTACAATGGAGGTAAGCCAGATAGATCACTCCGCGGTGGGACACTACATCAGCACCAAGAGGATGGGCTCAAACGACCGCGAGGACGTCACAAACCTGTACAAATACCCGGATG GAAGTGAACAAGAAAGAAGAGTTGCCAAATTTGTGAACAGATACAGTACAAGAAGGAAGCAGAATATCTACAAGCTGGACACCACCAAGGTGTTAAACTTTACCGTTAGCCCGCCAGATAACACACTGATTGGAGACGATATGGAGATTAAGGTGGCCGTCAAAAACACAGCCGATGGACCCCTTAAACTTCATCTGACTGTGTCACTGGTCAATGCTTACTACACTGGGGTGGCGGGGTCAAGGGTCAAGACGCAGACGTTTGAGGAAACCATAAAAGCGAAAGATG AGAAGATAGTAACTATGCCCGTTAAAGGGACAGAGTATCACGATGGAATGAACCCCGAAGGACGATTCCAGTTGTACATCTCTGGGAAGAACATAGACTCGGGCAGCATGGAATCCACGCAAATCTCCTTTGTACTGAAGAAACCACAACTTGTTATACAG GTTCCTCAAACCATTGAAGCGAAAGAGGAAACGGAGGCCACCATTGTGTTCAAGAACACGACACAGCTCGTGCTCACCCAGGCTGAAATAGCCGTGGAGGGCTCGGGTCTCCTAGCTCCACAAACCATAGATATAAG CAGTCCTATTAAACCTGGTGACGAGGTCAAGAAAACAGTCGTCCTTCGCCCCCGCAAACCATACTACTGGGGTCGTGAACTGATAGCGACCTTCACCTCCAAACAAATCGTGGACATTGAGACCAGCGCCGACATTAAGGTGATCCGACAGAACAAAGATAACGACAGCGACAGTGACTAG
- the LOC105334492 gene encoding protein-glutamine gamma-glutamyltransferase 4 isoform X1 yields the protein MAFWGVFYTIYSGIRRIAGQPPEEDTSDKEQKRSRTKKALGSEEEEGRISSLSDEDLRARNKVLEPKDEPSATLNVSSVDCQTKLNRKNHHTNEFEKAGNIYRRGQAFVIRVEFDREVKSDHDVILLQFTYGSRPQESKGTVIRIPLDLKPTTKTSDVTETWFAEVKNIAGKGLECAITSAPDSSIGEYRFYIETNLKDTDAVKRYEEKESMIILFNAWAKEDTVYMDKEEERGEYVLNETGRVWTSRTWYGRPWNFGQFDDPVLDVVLQLLLEGGLSDVACTSPVSVIRCLSSLCNSCDNNGVLAGRWTKEYPKDCTVPWKWTGSVAIIKEYHTNGNKPVRYGQCWVFSGLLTTMCRCLGIPTRSVTNFDSAHDTDSSMTIDSHWDEDGEPLEDMNDSVWNFHVWNESWFRRLDLPEGNDGWQAHDATPQEASEGIMRCGPAPLTAIKEGHVYLNFDIPFVFGEVNGDRVQWVVKKDGTMEVSQIDHSAVGHYISTKRMGSNDREDVTNLYKYPDGSEQERRVAKFVNRYSTRRKQNIYKLDTTKVLNFTVSPPDNTLIGDDMEIKVAVKNTADGPLKLHLTVSLVNAYYTGVAGSRVKTQTFEETIKAKDEKIVTMPVKGTEYHDGMNPEGRFQLYISGKNIDSGSMESTQISFVLKKPQLVIQVPQTIEAKEETEATIVFKNTTQLVLTQAEIAVEGSGLLAPQTIDISSPIKPGDEVKKTVVLRPRKPYYWGRELIATFTSKQIVDIETSADIKVIRQNKDNDSDSD from the exons ATGGCTTTTTGGGGCGTCTTTTACACGATATACTCGGGGATTCGTCGCATTGCTGGACAACCCCCCGAGGAAGATACTAGTGATAAAGAGCAGAAAAG GAGCAGAACTAAAAAAGCATTGGGCAGTGAAGAAGAAGAGGGACGCATCTCCTCCCTGTCTGATGAAGACTTACGAGCAAGGAATAAGGTCCTCGAACCAAAGGACGAAC cATCTGCGACTTTGAATGTAAGTTCTGTAGATTGTCAGACAAAACTGAACAGAAAGAACCACCACAccaatgaatttgaaaaagccGGAAATATCTACAGAAGGGGACAGGCTTTTGTTATCCGTGTTGAATTTGATAGGGAAGTCAAGTCAGACCATGACGTCATACTGCTGCAGTTTACTTACG gTTCACGCCCTCAAGAAAGCAAAGGAACTGTTATCAGAATTCCCCTTGAtttaaaaccaacaacaaaaacatcCGACGTCACAGAAACATGGTTTGCGGAAGTGAAGAATATTGCCGGGAAAGGTCTGGAGTGCGCGATTACGTCAGCACCTGACAGCAGTATTGGGGAATACCGTTTCTACATAGAGACAAATCTGAAGGACACGGATGCCGTCAAGAGATACGAAGAGAAAGAATCAATGATCATTCTCTTCAATGCTTGGGCGAAAG AGGACACGGTGTACATGGACAAGGAGGAAGAGAGGGGGGAGTACGTCCTGAACGAGACCGGAAGAGTCTGGACAAGCCGCACGTGGTATGGACGACCATGGAATTTTGGACAA TTTGATGACCCTGTGCTAGACGTTGTCCTACAATTGTTACTGGAGGGAGGTTTATCAGACGTGGCGTGTACCTCTCCTGTGTCCGTGATCCGCTGTCTGTCGTCACTG TGCAATTCCTGTGACAATAATGGAGTTCTGGCGGGTAGATGGACAAAGGAGTATCCCAAGGACTGCACAGTACCCTGGAAGTGGACAGGAAGTGTCGCAATCATCAAAGAGTACCACACCAACGGTAACAAGCCCGTACGATACGGACAGTGCTGGGTGTTTTCCGGTCTTCTTACCACAA TGTGTCGCTGCCTCGGAATACCGACCCGGTCTGTGACAAACTTTGATTCTGCGCATGACACCGACAGCAGCATGACGATTGACAGCCATTGGGACGAGGACGGGGAACCATTAGAAGACATGAACGACTCTGTTTG GAATTTCCATGTATGGAACGAGTCTTGGTTCCGACGTTTAGACCTTCCCGAGGGTAACGATGGTTGGCAGGCTCATGATGCCACGCCTCAGGAAGCAAGCGAAG GAATTATGAGATGCGGCCCGGCTCCTCTGACAGCCATCAAAGAGGGTCACGTGTACCTGAACTTTGACATACCCTTTGTCTTTGGCGAGGTCAACGGAGATCGAGTTCAGTGGGTG GTGAAGAAGGACGGTACAATGGAGGTAAGCCAGATAGATCACTCCGCGGTGGGACACTACATCAGCACCAAGAGGATGGGCTCAAACGACCGCGAGGACGTCACAAACCTGTACAAATACCCGGATG GAAGTGAACAAGAAAGAAGAGTTGCCAAATTTGTGAACAGATACAGTACAAGAAGGAAGCAGAATATCTACAAGCTGGACACCACCAAGGTGTTAAACTTTACCGTTAGCCCGCCAGATAACACACTGATTGGAGACGATATGGAGATTAAGGTGGCCGTCAAAAACACAGCCGATGGACCCCTTAAACTTCATCTGACTGTGTCACTGGTCAATGCTTACTACACTGGGGTGGCGGGGTCAAGGGTCAAGACGCAGACGTTTGAGGAAACCATAAAAGCGAAAGATG AGAAGATAGTAACTATGCCCGTTAAAGGGACAGAGTATCACGATGGAATGAACCCCGAAGGACGATTCCAGTTGTACATCTCTGGGAAGAACATAGACTCGGGCAGCATGGAATCCACGCAAATCTCCTTTGTACTGAAGAAACCACAACTTGTTATACAG GTTCCTCAAACCATTGAAGCGAAAGAGGAAACGGAGGCCACCATTGTGTTCAAGAACACGACACAGCTCGTGCTCACCCAGGCTGAAATAGCCGTGGAGGGCTCGGGTCTCCTAGCTCCACAAACCATAGATATAAG CAGTCCTATTAAACCTGGTGACGAGGTCAAGAAAACAGTCGTCCTTCGCCCCCGCAAACCATACTACTGGGGTCGTGAACTGATAGCGACCTTCACCTCCAAACAAATCGTGGACATTGAGACCAGCGCCGACATTAAGGTGATCCGACAGAACAAAGATAACGACAGCGACAGTGACTAG